The following proteins are encoded in a genomic region of Carassius auratus strain Wakin unplaced genomic scaffold, ASM336829v1 scaf_tig00005249, whole genome shotgun sequence:
- the LOC113070794 gene encoding Kv channel-interacting protein 1-like: protein MEKAEGDGLQTLAIVLLLCGAVKLLHTLGFISTEDKFYDDLELSVVCHRPEGLEQLEAQTNFSKKELQVLYRGFKNECPSGVVNEDMFKQIYSQFFPHGDASTYAHYLFNSFDSSQNGSIKFEDFVAALSILLRGTTTEKLQWTFNLYDINRDGYINKEEMTDIVKAIYDMMGRFTYPALKTDTTKQHVDAFFQKMDKNRDGVVTLDEFILSCQEDENIMRSLQLFENVI, encoded by the exons ATGGAGAAAGCAGAGGGAGACGGACTGCAAACTTTAGCGATAGTGCTGCTGTTGTGTGGAGCTGTGAAACTCCTGCACACGCTCGGATTCATCAGCACTGAGG ATAAGTTTTATGATGATCTGGAGCTGTCCGTGGTGTGTCACCGTCCCGAGGGTTTGGAGCAGCTGGAGGCTCAAACCAACTTCAGCAAGAAAGAGCTGCAAGTGCTGTACAGAGGCTTCAAAAAT GAGTGTCCCAGTGGTGTGGTCAACGAGGACATGTTCAAGCAGATCTACTCACAGTTCTTTCCTCACGGCg ATGCCAGCACATACGCACATTACTTGTTCAACTCCTTCGACTCTTCCCAGAATGGATCCATCAAATTTGAG GACTTTGTAGCGGCTTTGTCCATTTTACTTAGAGGAACAACAACAGAGAAGTTACAGTGGACCTTCAACCTGTACGATATTAACAGAGACGGTTACATTAATAAAGAG GAGATGACTGATATAGTGAAAGCCATATATGACATGATGGGCCGCTTCACGTATCCTGCTCTGAAGACAGACACTACCAAACAGCACGTGGATGCTTTCTTTCAG AAAATGGACAAGAACAGAGATGGAGTCGTCACTCTTGATGAGTTTATTCTCTCCTGTCAAGAG GATGAAAACATCATGAGATCATTGCAGCTCTTTGAGAATGTGATCTAG
- the LOC113070793 gene encoding T-cell leukemia homeobox protein 3-like — MERAEPIEPTPPSKSNQEPIRFGIDQILGSLDPESRVGNTVDNSRLGSPSRASVAPHVSLPVSLSGVTGALEDSGWVYGVSGTLMPGGVIRVPAHRPLAAAVPPAMVSAAPALCFPWMDNNRRFPKDRLPALIPFTVTRRIGHPYQNRTPPKRKKPRTSFSRVQICELEKRFHRQKYLASAERAALAKSLKMTDAQVKTWFQNRRTKWRRQTAEEREAGRQQANRMLLQLQADALQKSMSESVSSDPLCVHNSSLYALQNLQPWAQERPGKMAPTTTALD, encoded by the exons ATGGAGCGCGCGGAACCAATCGAGCCGACACCGCCATCTAAATCAAACCAGGAACCCATAAGATTCGGGATCGACCAGATTCTGGGCTCTCTGGACCCAGAGAGCAGGGTCGGAAACACTGTGGATAACAGCCGCTTGGGAAGCCCATCCAGGGCGAGCGTCGCGCCACATGTCTCTTTACCCGTCTCTCTGTCCGGTGTCACGGGCGCGCTGGAGGACTCCGGGTGGGTGTACGGGGTGAGCGGCACGCTGATGCCCGGTGGAGTGATTCGGGTTCCGGCGCACAGACCTCTGGCTGCCGCGGTGCCGCCGGCCATGGTGAGCGCCGCACCGGCGCTGTGTTTCCCCTGGATGGACAATAACCGCAGGTTCCCTAAAGACAGACTGCCAG CTCTCATTCCGTTCACCGTGACCCGGCGGATCGGTCACCCGTATCAGAACCGAACTCCCCCGAAACGGAAAAAGCCCCGCACGTCATTCTCGCGCGTGCAGATCTGCGAGCTGGAGAAACGCTTCCATCGGCAGAAGTATCTGGCGTCCGCGGAGCGCGCGGCCCTCGCCAAGAGCCTGAAGATGACGGACGCGCAGGTCAAGACCTGGTTCCAGAACCGACGGACCAAGTGGAG AAGGCAAACAGCTGAGGAAAGGGAGGCGGGACGTCAGCAAGCCAATCGGATGCTGCTTCAGCTTCAGGCCGACGCCCTCCAGAAGTCCATGAGCGAATCAGTGTCTTCGGATCCTCTATGTGTGCATAACTCCTCGCTCTATGCCCTCCAGAACCTCCAGCCTTGGGCCCAGGAGAGACCGGGTAAAATGGCTCCAACGACCACCGCACTGGATTAA